One window from the genome of Candidatus Methylomirabilota bacterium encodes:
- a CDS encoding RidA family protein has product MRKDVQAIHHPDKRHVEMPYAPALLVRRGSLLFLSGLTAAPVYHSHPHREEEFDLPTSMREQAVLLMQNLETTLAAAGCTLADVVSATRFLTDVAEQDDLNAVWGSYLGAHRPTTTTVEVSRLATHANCKIEISVIAVGRARRSPRRAERTREQSKGRRRPTRSKRLSARRK; this is encoded by the coding sequence ATGCGAAAGGACGTTCAGGCCATACATCATCCGGACAAGCGGCACGTGGAGATGCCCTACGCTCCCGCGCTGCTGGTCCGGCGCGGGAGCTTGCTCTTCCTCTCGGGCCTCACCGCCGCGCCCGTCTACCACAGCCATCCCCACCGCGAGGAAGAGTTCGATCTGCCGACCAGCATGCGCGAGCAGGCGGTGCTGCTGATGCAGAACCTCGAGACCACGCTGGCCGCCGCGGGCTGTACGCTGGCCGACGTGGTCTCGGCGACGCGATTCCTGACCGACGTCGCCGAGCAGGACGATCTCAACGCGGTCTGGGGCTCGTACCTGGGCGCTCATCGGCCGACCACCACCACGGTTGAGGTCTCGCGGCTCGCGACCCACGCCAACTGCAAGATCGAGATCAGCGTGATCGCGGTCGGCAGGGCGAGGCGCAGCCCAAGGCGAGCCGAACGAACACGAGAACAGTCCAAGGGACGCAGACGACCCACCAGGAGTAAGAGGCTGTCCGCCCGCCGCAAATGA
- a CDS encoding amino acid ABC transporter substrate-binding protein translates to MTTRCLKRAVSAALAGVVLVSLPLPAPAQTPIRIGASLSVTGTYAKPGTQQKEGYDVCVDELNAKGGLLGRKVEFVVYDDQSMPATAVKLYEKLITEDKVDAVMGPYSSAVSEAVANVTEKYKKVMVAPLAATTSIFKKGRKYIFMVISPAEVYLEGLVDMAAKRGLKTVAIINEDTLFPKASAAGTAEAAKKRGLQVVLQESYPKGNTDFSALLVKIKALNPDVIAAGTYFDDAVAITRQMKELNVNPKMFGLTVGGDLPEFHDLLKQNAEYVYGSTQWDDALPYPGAKDFLTAFTRKFKHEPSYHAAAGYAGCLIYAEAVKRAGSLDADKVREQLLKLETKTAFGDYKVDADGFQVAHKMVMLQWQDGKRVVVWPDDLASGKPRYPTPEWNKR, encoded by the coding sequence ATGACAACCAGGTGTCTCAAGCGCGCCGTCTCGGCCGCCCTCGCCGGCGTCGTGCTCGTCTCGCTGCCGCTGCCCGCTCCCGCGCAGACGCCCATCCGCATCGGCGCCTCGCTGTCCGTCACGGGCACCTACGCCAAGCCGGGCACCCAGCAGAAGGAAGGCTATGACGTCTGCGTGGACGAGCTGAACGCCAAGGGCGGTCTGCTCGGCCGCAAGGTCGAGTTCGTGGTCTACGACGACCAGTCGATGCCGGCCACCGCGGTGAAGCTCTACGAGAAGCTGATCACCGAGGACAAGGTCGACGCGGTGATGGGGCCGTACTCCTCGGCGGTGAGCGAGGCGGTGGCCAACGTGACCGAGAAGTACAAGAAGGTCATGGTGGCGCCGCTCGCCGCGACCACGTCCATCTTCAAGAAGGGCCGCAAGTACATCTTCATGGTGATCTCGCCGGCCGAGGTATACCTCGAAGGCCTCGTGGACATGGCGGCCAAGCGCGGACTGAAGACGGTGGCCATCATCAACGAGGACACCCTCTTTCCGAAAGCGTCGGCCGCCGGCACCGCGGAGGCGGCCAAGAAGCGCGGCCTGCAGGTGGTGCTGCAGGAATCCTATCCCAAGGGCAACACCGACTTCTCGGCGCTCCTCGTGAAGATCAAGGCGCTCAATCCGGACGTGATCGCGGCGGGCACCTACTTCGACGACGCGGTGGCGATCACCCGCCAGATGAAGGAGCTGAACGTCAACCCGAAGATGTTCGGGCTCACGGTGGGCGGAGACTTGCCCGAGTTCCACGACCTGCTCAAGCAGAATGCGGAATACGTCTACGGCTCCACCCAGTGGGACGACGCGCTGCCGTATCCGGGGGCGAAGGATTTCTTGACCGCCTTCACCCGGAAGTTCAAGCACGAGCCGTCGTATCACGCGGCGGCCGGCTACGCGGGCTGCCTGATCTACGCGGAGGCGGTGAAGCGGGCCGGCTCGCTCGACGCGGACAAGGTGCGCGAGCAGCTGCTGAAGCTCGAGACCAAGACCGCGTTCGGCGACTACAAGGTGGACGCCGACGGTTTCCAGGTCGCCCACAAGATGGTCATGCTGCAATGGCAGGACGGCAAGCGGGTGGTGGTGTGGCCCGACGATCTGGCCAGCGGCAAGCCGCGTTACCCGACGCCGGAGTGGAACAAGCGGTAG
- a CDS encoding branched-chain amino acid ABC transporter permease yields the protein MGVLITPTMIGQVVISGLLAGSLYALVALGLGLIFGVMRVLNVAHGPLMMLGAYTTFWLFHWWGFNPYLSLLITMPLLFLVGVVLQHFLVRRVVDAPELSSLLLTFGVSIALVNLAQLAFTSDLRSVEFLTGSFIAGPYALSKPRLAACAFAVAITIGAFVFLRSTRLGKAVRAVSQSREVAQVCGIDVQRIHLLAFGIGSALAAAGGTLVAVMVAIQPEMGQVYTFKSFLVIVLGGAGNYPGALLGGLLLGLVEQLASLFLTTQVNEAVAYVLLVLVLLIRPTGLLKGRV from the coding sequence GTGGGCGTCCTGATCACGCCGACCATGATCGGCCAGGTCGTGATCTCCGGCCTGCTCGCCGGCTCGCTCTACGCGCTGGTCGCCCTGGGCCTCGGGCTGATCTTCGGCGTGATGCGCGTGCTGAATGTCGCCCACGGCCCGCTGATGATGCTGGGGGCCTACACCACCTTCTGGCTCTTCCATTGGTGGGGGTTCAATCCCTACCTCTCGCTGCTGATCACCATGCCCCTGCTGTTCCTGGTCGGGGTGGTGCTGCAGCACTTCCTGGTGCGCCGCGTGGTCGACGCCCCCGAGCTGTCCTCGCTGCTGCTCACGTTCGGCGTGTCGATCGCGCTCGTGAACCTGGCCCAGCTCGCCTTCACCTCCGACCTGCGCTCGGTCGAGTTCCTCACCGGCTCGTTCATCGCGGGCCCCTACGCGCTGTCCAAGCCGCGGCTGGCCGCGTGCGCCTTCGCGGTGGCCATCACCATCGGCGCGTTCGTGTTCCTCCGGTCCACCCGGCTCGGCAAGGCGGTGCGCGCGGTGTCCCAGAGCCGTGAGGTGGCGCAGGTGTGCGGCATCGATGTGCAGCGCATCCACCTGCTCGCCTTCGGGATCGGCTCGGCGCTGGCCGCGGCCGGGGGCACGCTGGTCGCGGTCATGGTCGCGATCCAGCCCGAGATGGGCCAGGTCTACACGTTCAAGTCGTTTCTCGTCATCGTGCTGGGCGGTGCGGGCAACTACCCGGGCGCGTTGCTGGGCGGTCTCCTCCTCGGGCTGGTGGAGCAGCTCGCCTCGCTCTTCCTCACCACGCAGGTCAACGAGGCGGTGGCCTACGTGCTGCTCGTCCTGGTGCTGCTGATCCGGCCGACCGGCCTGCTCAAGGGGCGCGTGTGA